Proteins encoded together in one Hylaeus volcanicus isolate JK05 chromosome 3, UHH_iyHylVolc1.0_haploid, whole genome shotgun sequence window:
- the LOC128873211 gene encoding leucine-rich repeat and immunoglobulin-like domain-containing nogo receptor-interacting protein 2 yields MDRLLIFIIFNLLATVTSASINCAATKRGKAVTFTCTDQRNLTALDTAPANTTSIEIFDSKIPSVHGHAFSRFAASLVTLDLHGSGIEFIDPSAFIGLTKLEKLILWGNKLRTVPRDWFAYTYSLKTLDLSFNFIEVIDYAVFQMLSNLENFYFDYNRIKFIDYTMFAYLKSLKNVKFEKNPLSWGYRAHLTWQLENQHVKYTEQYENWGWMNVAIKECTDSGYGEIPTDTVLDCIVAKLLDFTHKVFSTEIGQSSNVCANQAIGLVQCVRSQNRTYNTDNETVRKILEDYAAILLPMSKSRGRFSSPIYL; encoded by the exons ATGGACCGCctgttgatttttattattttcaatttattggcAACCGTCACGTCGGCTTCGATCAATTGTGCCGCAACTAAACGAGGTAAGGCTGTCACGTTCACGTGCACGGATCAGAGGAACCTAACTGCGTTGGATACAGCCCCAGCCAACACTACGtccattgagatttttgattCGAAAATACCTTCTGTACATGG CCACGCGTTCTCGAGATTCGCGGCGAGCCTCGTAACTCTAGATTTACATGGATCAGGTATCGAATTTATAGACCCGTCGGCGTTTATAGGCCTCACCAAGCTGGAGAAACTCATACTGTGGGGTAATAAGTTGCGAACAGTGCCGAGAGATTGGTTCGCGTACACGTACAGCCTGAAAACCCTCGACTTGTCGTTCAACTTTATCGAAGTAATCGACTACGCTGTCTTCCAGATGCTTTCCAATTTAGAAAACTTCTACTTCGACTACAACCGAATTAAATTCATCGATTACACTATGTTCGCATATCTTAAAAGCCTTAAAAATGTGAAGTTCGAGAAGAATCCGTTGAGTTGGGG ATATCGTGCTCATTTGACGTGGCAATTGGAAAATCAGCACGTAAAATACACGGAACAGTATGAGAACTGGGGATGGATGAACGTTGCCATAAAAGAATGCACGGACAGTGGATATGGGGAAATACCGACAGACACCGTTTTAGATTGCATTGTCGCCAAACTGCTTGACTTTACACACAAAGTTTTTTCTACAGAAATTGGACAGAGTAGCAACGTATGCGCGAATCAGGCAATCGGGCTTGTCCAATGCGTGAGATCCCAAAATCGTACTTACAATACTGATAACGAGACTGTACGAAAAATACTCGAGGACTACGCCGCTATTTTATTACCTATGTCAAAATCACGAGGCCGATTTTCGAGTCCAATTTACCTCTGA
- the LOC128873210 gene encoding APOBEC1 complementation factor-like produces MDAQKKVKSRSEASTSECQLTLRLLEMLQRTKYELIQENGQRRLTAPEIIRGEKQRTKGAEIFLGRLPRNCYEDELMPILEQVGRLIELRLMLDFSGSTRGYAFALFENSKIARRACAKLNGYEIRPGHRIGVVKSVDNCRLFFGGVPKNKSKEEFFEELNKILDGIVDIYLYPSAHDKTLNRGFIFVEFKDHRAAAMARRKLIPGKIMLWDHEIAVDWADPEPGDPIDEEIMETVTALFVRNLSLDIQQQKVRDIFQKTTKIPILKLKKINHFAFIHYENRQAAQTVMDIMTRPGGVADAEGWEIRWAKPIGATKVLERQRCINEAVAKSNSHKFEPNRGKHTPPKKANVKDVADLNDNSIKDVSSIHMTALKSFIKEKFNAACCFNCVHIPTPSSYMCKITILKETTLLFEYHGNLMPTKQDAISEACSKMYHLISTTFQNCALQQQNEFYRMEQKLGNSAILSNHHWNNEIDYN; encoded by the exons ATGGACGCACAGAAGAAAGTGAAAAGCAGATCGGAAGCTAGCACGTCCGAGTGCCAATTGACTTTAAGATTGCTGGAAATGTTACAAAGAACGAAGTACGAGTTGATCCAAGAGAACGGACAGCGTCGTTTGACTGCCCCCGAGATAATTCGCGGAGAAAAGCAACGCACGAAGGGCGCCGAGATTTTTCTCGGACGTCTGCCACGCAATTGTTACGAAGACGAACTGATGCCAATTCTCGAACAAGTGGGTCGTTTGATTGAACTGCGGTTGATGCTCGATTTTTCTGGATCTACACGCGGTTACGCGTTCGCATTGTTCGAGAATTCGAAAATCGCTAGGCGAGCATGCGCGAAGCTCAACGGTTACGAGATCAGACCTGGTCATCGTATCGGCGTCGTTAAATCGGTAGACAATTGTCGGTTATTTTTCGGCGGTGTGCCAAAGAACAAGAGCAAAGAAGAGTTCTTTGAAGAGCTGAACAAGATCCTCGACGGGATCGTCGACATTTATCTGTATCCAAGCGCCCACGACAAGACGTTGAATCGCGGTTTCATCTTCGTCGAGTTCAAGGATCACAGGGCTGCCGCCATGGCGagaaggaaattaattcctgGGAAAATAATGTTATGGGACCACGAAATTGCTGTCGACTGGGCCGATCCCGAACCTGGAGATCCCATCGACGAGGAGATCATGGAAACG GTTACCGCTTTGTTCGTGCGAAATCTTTCGTTAGACATTCAGCAACAGAAAGTTCGAGACATATTTCAGAAGACCACGAAAATCCCTATATTgaagttgaaaaaaattaatcacttTGCGTTCATTCATTACGAAAACCGCCAAGCAGCTCAGACCGTAATGGACATTATGACAA gacctGGCGGTGTTGCTGACGCGGAAGGCTGGGAAATACGTTGGGCAAAGCCAATCGGAGCTACGAAAGTTTTGGAAAGGCAGCGATGTATCAACGAGGCAGTGGCAAAGTCGAATTCCCATAAATTCGAACCAAATCGTGGCAAGCATACTCCACCGAAGAAAGCCAACGTCAAAGATGTGGCGGATTTGAACGATAACAGTATAAAGGACGTATCCTCCATACACATGACCGCCTTGAAGAGtttcataaaagaaaagttCAACGCTGCCTGCTGTTTCAATTGTGTACACATTCCAACGCCCTCGAGTTATATGTGCAAA ATAACTATCCTCAAAGAGACGACTCTTCTTTTCGAATATCATGGAAATCTGATGCCCACGAAGCAAGATGCGATCTCTGAAGCCTGCTCTAAGATGTACCATCTCATTTCTACTACGTTCCAGAATTGCG CGCTGCAAcaacaaaatgaattctacCGCATGGAACAAAAGCTAGGTAATTCTGCTATTCTGTCGAATCATCACTGGAATAACGAAATTGATTATAACTAA
- the LOC128874111 gene encoding opioid-binding protein/cell adhesion molecule homolog encodes MLPLRFVGLMVILFAVHGWCKPAKSTEGEEYSDDDPPSSDYNDDGDAVDDNDPGTIEEQPQIISKGDSIRVRNGGVIRLPCLLKNVENVAVTWKRNNETLYLDSIAMTQDNKRITRFPNNTLVIYPATVNDTSDNYECSILQEPPITIKYRVLVDEKSQIPSEPLIRVTPAKKVQVNVGDSITLGCETSQHPPQMKWFHESTRLNVNPADSNHITLHRVSKSDAGRYMCLLEDGSKDPPLETIVLVVRYPPEIEPKRKLVHTGLGVESDLTCVVHAHPRANVTWYKDQMEVLPEPGRIEIENPERSHTLKILHTEQKDLGNYTCVATNKLGRAEKIVRLTGAPSQATVASGEVTRSGSGFILKWRLESYSPITEYKLEYRRKGDDSWIVLKPVVTNGKGNQFIVEHKIDGLQSGSYEAILMARNDFGWSQPSEPHIFKGEYYDEIPDAESGPSTTGIASQPAIAISTLLLVVSSCAFTSL; translated from the exons GTTGGTGCAAACCAGCCAAGAGCACCGAGGGCGAGGAGTACTCCGACGACGATCCACCGTCGTCCGATTACAACGACGACGGCGACGCAGTCGATGACAACGATCCAGGCACTATCGAGGAACAACCGCAGATAATTTCGAAAGGGGATAGTATAAGAGTCAGGAACGGGGGTGTGATTCGGCTGCCGTGTCTGCTGAAAAATGTAG AGAATGTCGCAGTTAcgtggaaaagaaataacgaaACCCTGTACCTTGACAGCATCGCGATGACGCAAGACAATAAGAGGATCACTCGATTCCCGAACAACACATTGGTGATCTACCCTGCTACGGTAAATGACACCTCCGATAATTACGAGTGCAGTATCCTCCAGGAGCCGCCTATCACGATCAAGTACAGGGTGCTGGTGGACGAGAAATCTCAGATACCGAGCGAACCACTTATACGAGTCACCCCTGCCAAGAAGGTCCAAGTCAATGTTGGCGATAGTATCACCCTTGGCTGTGAAACATCTCAACATCCACCTCAAATGAAGTGGTTCCACGAG AGCACGAGGCTCAACGTCAACCCTGCCGACAGCAATCACATCACCCTGCACAGAGTTAGCAAATCCGACGCAGGTCGTTATATGTGCTTACTGGAGGACGGCTCCAAGGATCCACCTCTAGAGACCATCGTCCTCGTCGTTAGAT ATCCTCCTGAAATAGAGCCAAAGAGGAAATTGGTGCATACCGGACTGGGCGTTGAGTCAGACTTAACGTGTGTCGTTCACGCTCATCCTCGCGCTAATGTGACGTGGTACAAGGATCAAATGGAAGTCCTCCCGGAACCCGGAAGGATAGAGATCGAAAATCCGGAGAGGTCGCACACCCTCAAGATTTTACACACCGAACAGAAGGACCTTGGAAACTATACGTGCGTGGCGACGAATAAATTGGGTCGAGCTGAGAAAATTGTTCGCCTTACCG gTGCTCCGTCTCAAGCGACTGTCGCCAGCGGTGAAGTGACCAGGAGTGGTTCAGGATTCATTCTGAAATGGCGACTGGAGAGCTACTCGCCAATCACCGAGTACAAG CTGGAGTACCGCCGTAAAGGAGATGACTCATGGATCGTTCTCAAGCCCGTGGTAACGAATGGCAAGGGCAATCAATTTATCGTTGAGCACAAGATCGATGGACTTCAGTCTGGGTCGTACGAAGCGATCCTTATGGCTAGAAATGACTTCGGATGGTCTCAACCTTCCGAGCCACACATATTTAAAGGAG AATACTACGACGAGATCCCGGATGCTGAAAGCG GACCGTCAACAACAGGGATTGCTTCTCAACCCGCGATAGCCATTTCAACGTTACTCCTAGTCGTTTCGTCCTGTGCCTTTACAAGTCTGTAA